Proteins from a genomic interval of Rhipicephalus microplus isolate Deutch F79 chromosome 6, USDA_Rmic, whole genome shotgun sequence:
- the Lipt1 gene encoding lipoyltransferase 1 translates to MVEPKWPRPGGRPRSLLSPTLDGSLAVGSFPNMRTPAPVVRVIRRSSSSSKSPAFLSGDGKQGRALVSTSRCIYRNLALEQWLYENAAFTAGSPGLLLMWWNAPAVVIGRHQNPWVECSLSAASKLGVAVARRNSGGGTVYHDAGNLNCCFMGHKRDYRRKANLQFIADTLKAVWGVQCMINARDDVLVQNAFKISGTAAKLGHLKAYHHCTVLVDVNTTVLHQVLGGRYSNIDSKASPSVRASVMNLKELCPRLTVESLSASLAARFVRQHQDEDTRPNQGVHSVDPAEEHFPGIDAMCEKLQTWNWIFGKTPKFTIFESFSLPASQASSLDLGDALGLNAVVKVALTSYHGLLEDIRVTPSLRNRELLSVIRDGIRGVRFLQSDIAEAFRKIRYSNSGDSATLEFLEKCCAALAGNALR, encoded by the exons atggtcgAACCAAAATGGCCGCGCCCAGGAGGGCGACCACGCTCGCTGCTATCGCCAACTTTGGACGGTTCACTAGCGGTCGGCTCATTTCCAAATATGAGGACTCCGGCGCCGGTCGTTCGCGTTatcaggcgctcttcttcatccTCCAAGTCGCCGGCGTTTCTTAGCGGCGACGGCAAGCAAGGCAGGGCTCTCGTGTCCACCTCGCGTTGCATCTACCGCAACCTAGCGCTGGAGCAGTGGCTCTACGAAAATGCCGCGTTCACGGCCGGATCGCCGGGCTTGCTGCTCATGTGGTGGAACGCGCCCGCGGTGGTCATCGGGCGTCACCAGAACCCGTGGGTCGAGTGCAGCCTGAGCGCGGCCTCCAAGCTCGGTGTCGCCGTGGCCAGGCGTAACAGCGGGGGCGGTACGGTGTACCACGACGCCGGCAACCTGAACTGCTGCTTCATGGGACACAAGCGGGACTACCGGCGCAAGGCGAACCTGCAGTTCATCGCCGACACGCTGAAGGCAGTGTGGGGCGTACAGTGCATGATCAACGCTAGAGACGACGTGCTCGTACAGAACGCCTTCAAG ATATCTGGCACAGCTGCCAAACTAGGTCACCTGAAGGCGTACCACCACTGCACAGTGCTCGTCGATGTTAACACCACTGTGCTCCACCAAGTACTGGGAGGGCGCTAT AGTAACATCGACAGCAAGGCAAGTCCGAGTGTACGAGCGTCCGTCATGAACCTCAAAGAGCTTTGCCCTCGTCTGACCGTGGAATCCCTGTCTGCTTCACTCGCCGCCAGGTTCGTACGCCAGCACCAAGACGAAGACACAAGACCGAACCAAGGCGTACATTCAGTCGATCCCGCAGAAGAACACTTCCCAGGAATCGACGCCATGTGCGAGAAGCTCCAGACGTGGAATTGGATATTCGGAAAAACGCCAAAGTTTACAATTTTTGAAAGTTTCTCGCTTCCTGCTTCACAGGCTAGTTCGCTCGATCTTGGCGATGCCTTGGGGCTGAACGCAGTAGTGAAAGTAGCACTGACGAGTTACCACGGGCTGTTGGAGGACATACGCGTGACGCCGAGCCTCCGCAACCGAGAACTGCTGTCTGTGATTCGTGACGGTATACGTGGTGTGCGGTTCTTGCAGAGTGACATTGCCGAAGCGTTTAGGAAGATTAGATACAGTAATTCCGGTGACAGTGCTACATTGGAGTTTCTAGAAAAGTGTTGCGCTGCTCTGGCGGGAAATGCATTGAGATGA
- the LOC119167084 gene encoding tRNA N(3)-cytidine methyltransferase METTL6 produces the protein MTETSDSEFTGHYARELTREEAAKLAKDTVLVSEFKRLKLEAEAQRNWDLFYKRNKTRFFKDRHWTKREFEELAAGDSDSPGDGTPVLLEVGCGVGNFAFPLIEEKTGYYIYACDFSPRAVQFVKSHPLYDEGVIAAFQCDITKDRLVDQVPHEGVDVVTMIFVLSAIQPDKMIEALKNVHETLKPGGLVLFRDYGLFDQAMLRFAPGHKIDTNFYVRQDGTRTFYFSEQCLERLFLDAGYEVVSNEYVCRETVNKKEGICVPRIFVQGKFRKPKIQPKERIFNGASS, from the coding sequence ATGACTGAGACGTCGGACAGCGAGTTTACAGGTCACTACGCACGAGAGCTCACTCGAGAAGAAGCGGCCAAGCTCGCGAAGGATACGGTTTTGGTGTCAGAGTTCAAGAGGCTGAAACTGGAAGCCGAAGCCCAGAGAAACTGGGacctcttctacaaaagaaacaaGACTCGCTTCTTCAAGGACAGACACTGGACCAAGCGCGAGTTCGAGGAACTAGCCGCCGGCGATTCGGATTCGCCGGGCGACGGGACTCCGGTGCTACTCGAAGTCGGCTGCGGTGTCGGCAACTTCGCGTTCCCGCTCATCGAGGAAAAGACGGGTTACTACATATACGCCTGCGATTTCTCGCCGCGCGCCGTTCAGTTCGTGAAGTCGCATCCGTTGTACGACGAGGGTGTCATCGCTGCCTTCCAGTGCGACATCACCAAAGACCGCCTCGTCGACCAAGTTCCCCACGAAGGCGTCGACGTGGTCACCATGATATTCGTCCTGTCCGCCATTCAACCCGACAAGATGATCGAAGCTCTGAAAAACGTGCACGAAACGCTCAAACCCGGAGGCCTCGTCCTCTTTCGGGACTACGGTTTGTTCGATCAGGCGATGCTGAGATTCGCGCCGGGCCACAAGATAGACACCAATTTCTACGTGCGCCAAGACGGCACGAGGACATTCTACTTTTCGGAGCAGTGTCTGGAAAGATTGTTCCTAGACGCCGGCTACGAGGTCGTGAGCAACGAATACGTGTGTCGCGAGACGGTGAACAAGAAGGAAGGGATATGTGTGCCTCGGATATTTGTGCAGGGAAAGTTCAGGAAGCCGAAGATCCAGCCGAAAGAAAGAATTTTCAACGGAGCCAGCAGCTGA